Proteins encoded within one genomic window of Vidua macroura isolate BioBank_ID:100142 chromosome 2, ASM2450914v1, whole genome shotgun sequence:
- the EIF5B gene encoding eukaryotic translation initiation factor 5B, producing the protein MRVRVRVRAAPAGGSRGLAARGDPAPLRSAAAPPRGGPASASTCLLGRCGSLSRRACEGRGLAARGGAGHALCSQGTLPSRRRLWRLQRERRQSPRLPLLFGGFLLGVGREAEAGPGRDVAVGSGGAGPRSDGESAKDDIDIDALAAEIEGAGAAKDQEPQKSKGKKKKEKKKQDFDEDDILKELEELSIEAQGGKVDREQPSTGKIENDNEESISKQDKKRKGKNKKANLENDYDSEEAEDKKSKKPQKAKHDMLSGSDDDDRQTQLKKSKGKTQKSNKKHDLSEDETNIKKSKERGGGVSTGESDGESDEVSQSRKGQKKNQKPKSAPAAESGDDEEEPSFKVKTVAQKKAEKKERERKKREEEKAKLRKQKEKEELEGGKEPAKPKESLKKTEEKASPEVTAISGPGEKGETAAGTEADDNEGDKKKKDKKKKKGEKEEKEKEKKKGPSKATVKAMQEALAKMKEEEERAKREEEERIRRLEELEAKRKEEERLEQERKERKKQKEKERKERLKKEGKLLTKTQREARARAEATLKLLQAQGVEVPSKDSVPKKRPIYEDKKRKKQQQPENKEESVEVTSPAEDAVELETPVKEEAALPVDAEEKEEEDETEDAGLDDWEAMVSDEDGEKESKPVHIEVKEQNEVEDEEEEEDEEEEEEEESEESEDSEGSEDEDEKTSDEREPDSQAIGKQSMEKKPSKEISSDSEYDSDDDRTKEERAYDKAKRRIEKRRAENSKNMNTEKLRAPVICVLGHVDTGKTKILDKLRHTHVQDSEAGGITQQIGATNVPLEAINEQTKMVKNFDRENIKIPGMLIIDTPGHESFSNLRNRGSSLCDIAILVVDIMHGLEPQTIESINLLKSKKCPFIVALNKIDRLYDWKKSPDTDVAITLKKQKKNTKDEFEERAKAIIVEFAKQGLNAALFYENKDPRTFVSLVPTSAHTGDGMGSLIALLVELTQTMLTKRLAECQELRAQVMEVKALPGMGTTIDVILINGRLREGDTIIVPGVEGPIVTQIRGLLLPPPMKELRVKNQYEKHKEVVAAQGVKILGKDLEKTLAGLPLLVAHKEDEVPVLKDELIHELKQTLNAIKLEEKGVYVQASTLGSLEALLEFLKTSEVPYSGINIGPVHKKDVMKASVMLEHDPQYAVILAFDVRIERDAQEMADSLGVRIFSAEIIYHLFDAFTKYRQDYKKQKQEEFKHIAVFPCKLKILPQFIFNSRDPIVMGVVVEAGQVKQGTPMCVPSKNFVEIGIVTSIEINHKPVDVAKKGQEVCVKIEPIPGESPKMYGRHFEATDILVSKISRQSIDALKDWFRDEMQKSDWQLIVELKKVFEII; encoded by the exons tgCAAAAGATGATATTGATATTGATGCCCTCGCTGCTGAGATAGAAGGTGCAGGAGCTGCAAAGGATCAAGAGCCTCAAAAATccaaaggcaaaaagaaaaaagagaagaagaaacaagatTTTGA tGAAGATGATAtcctgaaggagctggaggaactGTCAATAGAGGCGCAAGGAGGGAAAGTTGACAGGGAACAGCCTTCTACAGGAAAG ATTGAAAATGATAATGAAGAAAGCATAtcaaaacaagataaaaaaagaaaaggaaagaataaaaaagccAATCTGGAAAATGACTATGACAGTGAGGAAGCGGAAgataaaaaatctaaaaaaccTCAGAAAGCTAAACACGACATGCTTTCTGGCAGTGATGATGATGATCGTCAGACACAGCttaagaaaagcaaagggaaaactCAGAAGTCAAATAAAAAACACGATTTGTCAGAAGATGAAACTAAcattaagaaaagcaaagagcGTGGGGGAGGAGTGTCTACAGGTGAGAGTGATGGTGAATCAGATGAGGTTTCCCAGTCtagaaaaggacaaaagaaaaaccaaaagccaaagtctgctcctgctgcagagagtGGGGATGATGAAGAAGAACCTTCATTCAAAGTAAAAACAGTGGCTCagaagaaggcagaaaaaaaagaacgtgaaagaaaaaaacgtgaagaagaaaaagccaaattgaggaagcagaaagagaaggaagaattaGAAGGTGGTAAAGAACCAGCAAAGCCAAAGGAATCTCTaaaaaaaactgaagagaaagcTTCTCCTGAAGTTACAGCAATCTCTGGCCctggggagaaaggagagactgctgcaggaacagaag CTGATGACAATGAGggggacaaaaagaaaaaagacaagaaaaaaaagaaaggtgagaaagaagaaaaagagaaagagaagaagaagggTCCCAGTAAAGCCACAGTTAAAGCCATGCAAGAGGCCTTGGCTAAAatgaaagaggaggaggaaagggcaaaaagagaggaggaagaacgCATAAGACGACTGGAGGAACTTGAAGCAAAACGCAAAGAGGAG GAACGATTAGagcaagagaggaaagaaaggaagaaacagaaggaaaaagagaggaaggagcgtttgaagaaagagggaaagcTTTTAACAAAAACTCAGCGAGaagccagagccagagcagaggCTACTCTTAAACTACTCCAAGCTCAGG GTGTTGAAGTGCCATCAAAAGACTCTGTGCCAAAAAAGAGGCCAATATAtgaagacaaaaagagaaagaagcagcagcagccagaaaataaagaag AAAGTGTGGAGGTAACTTCCCCAGCTGAAGATGCTGTAGAACTGGAAACACCAGTGAAAGAAGAGGCTGCTCTTCCTGTAGATGCAG aagaaaaggaggaagaagatgaaACAGAAGATGCAGGTCTGGATGACTGGGAAGCTATGGTTAGTGATGAAGATGGAGAGAAAG agagCAAACCTGTCCATATTGAAGTCAAAGAACAAAATGAAGTGgaagatgaagaggaggaagaagatgaagaggaggaagaggaagaagagagtgAAGAATCTGAAGACAGTGAAGGCAGTGAAGATGAGGATGAAAAGACTTCAGATGAGAGAGAGCCAGACTCTCAAGCTATTGGAAAACAATCTATGGAAAAAAAGCCTAGCAAGGAAATTAGCTCTGATTCTGAGTATGACTCTGATGATGACCGCACTAAAGAGGAGCGTGCTTATGACAAAGCTAAACGGAGAATTGAG AAACGACgagctgaaaacagcaaaaatatgaACACTGAAAAGCTCAGAGCACCAGTTATCTGTGTCCTGGGGCATGTAGACACAGGCAAGACCAAAATTTTAGATAAG cTCCGCCACACTCATGTGCAGGACAGTGAAGCTGGTGGTATCACTCAGCAGATTGGTGCAACTAATGTTCCTCTTGAAGCTATTAATGAACAAACCAAGATGGTGAAAAAT tTTGACAGAGAGAACATAAAAATTCCAGGCATGCTGATAATTGACACTCCAGGACATGAGTCTTTCAG CAATCTAAGAAATAGAGGAAGCTCACTTTGTGATATTGCTATACTTGTAGTTGACATCATGCATGGTTTGGAACCACAGACAATTGAATCAATAAATCTGTTGAAATCAAAGAAATGCCCCTTTATAGTAGCTCTCAACAAG ATTGATAGGTTATATGACTGGAAAAAAAGTCCAGATACAGATGTAGCTATCACcttaaagaagcagaaaaaaaatacgaAAGATGAATTCGAAGAACGTGCAAAAGCTATCATAGTGGAATTTGCAAAACAG GGCTTGAACGCTGCCTTGTTTTATGAGAATAAGGATCCCCGcacttttgtttctcttgtaCCTACCTCTGCTCACACAGGGGATGGCATGGGAAGTCTGATAGCTCTCCTTGTTGAGCTCACGCAAACCATGCTGACCAAGAGACTGGCTGAGTGTCAGGAGCTGAGAGCTCAAGTCATGGAG GTTAAAGCACTGCCAGGCATGGGCACTACCATAGATGTTATTCTGATTAATGGACGTCTGAGAGAAGGAGACACCATTATTGTTCCTGGGGTAGAAGGTCCTATCGTGACTCAGATTAGAggtctgctgctgcctcctcctaTGAAGGAGCTACGAGTTAAG AACCAGTATGAAAAGCACAAAGAGGTTGTTGCTGCTCAAGGTGTGAAGATTCTTGGGAAAGATTTGGAAAAAACCTTGGCTGGTTTGCCATTGCTTGTAGCTCATAAAGAAGATGAAGTCCCAGTTCTCAAG gatGAACTAATACATGAACTGAAGCAAACGCTGAATGCAATCAAATTAGAAGAGAAAGGTGTTTATGTCCAGGCTTCTACTTTAGGCTCTTTAGAGGCATTACTTGAATTTCTTAAAACATCAGAAGTGCCA TATTCAGGAATTAATATAGGTCCTGTCCATAAAAAAGATGTTATGAAGGCATCAGTTATGTTGGAGCATGACCCACA GTACGCCGTCATTCTGGCATTCGATGTGAGGATTGAACGTGACGCACAGGAGATGGCTGATAGCTTAGGAGTTCGGATCTTTAGtgctgaaataatttatcaCTTATTTGATGCCTTCACAAAATACAGACAAGATtacaaaaaacagaaacaagaggAATTCAA GCATATAGCAGTGTTTCCATGCAAGTTGAAAATACTCCCTCAGTTCATTTTCAATTCTCGTGACCCAATAGTGATGGGTGTCGTGGTGGAGGCCGGCCAGGTGAAGCAGGGGACTCCCATGTGTGTACCTAGCAAAAAT TTCGTTGAAATTGGAATAGTTACAAGTATTGAAATAAACCACAAACCGGTGGATGTTGCAAAGAAAGGCCAAGAAGTTTGTGTTAAAATAGAACCTATTCCTGGGGAATCACCTAAAATGTATGGACGACATTTTGAAGCAACAGATATCCTCGTCAGCAAG ATCAGCCGTCAGTCCATCGATGCTCTGAAGGACTGGTTCAGGGATGAGATGCAGAAGTCTGACTGGCAGCTTATAGTAGAACTGAAGAAAGTGTTTGAAATCATCTAG